In Parafrankia irregularis, a single genomic region encodes these proteins:
- a CDS encoding TetR/AcrR family transcriptional regulator: MSAAIRWSTDPYPPGEEIIQDPFLVYDVLPLTHAQEVDVSRRGWGGAPPNDDEEARARVLEAAVRCLERRGPQEMSLSDVATELGVTRQTIYRYFPSTAQLFAAVASAANERLMLGIRAAVAGITDPAEFVVESMAYVIERLPMEPHLTLFIDAGSPERFSRGTVNRAVLDRNIALYFGASAIDWASYGYDEQKLRELLELIHRLVHSMASIPADPPRRGDELRAYLRRWVGTTVPAHTDPLRPSGAPGRPS, translated from the coding sequence ATGTCTGCCGCGATCAGGTGGTCCACAGATCCGTACCCTCCAGGGGAGGAAATCATACAAGATCCTTTTTTAGTGTATGATGTACTACCATTGACTCATGCGCAAGAGGTGGATGTGAGCCGGCGGGGGTGGGGCGGAGCTCCACCGAACGACGACGAGGAGGCCCGCGCGCGGGTACTTGAGGCCGCGGTCCGCTGCCTGGAGCGTCGCGGTCCGCAGGAGATGAGTCTTTCCGACGTGGCGACCGAGCTAGGTGTGACGCGTCAGACCATCTACCGCTACTTCCCAAGCACTGCGCAACTGTTCGCCGCCGTTGCCAGCGCTGCGAACGAGCGCCTCATGCTCGGCATCAGGGCCGCGGTCGCCGGAATCACCGACCCCGCCGAGTTCGTCGTCGAGTCGATGGCCTACGTCATCGAACGTCTGCCGATGGAACCCCATCTGACCCTTTTTATCGACGCCGGCAGCCCTGAGCGGTTCAGCCGCGGCACGGTGAACCGTGCCGTGCTGGACCGCAACATCGCCCTGTACTTCGGCGCCTCCGCCATCGACTGGGCGAGCTATGGCTATGACGAGCAGAAGCTGCGGGAGTTGCTGGAGCTCATCCACCGGCTCGTCCACTCGATGGCCAGCATCCCCGCCGACCCGCCTCGTCGGGGCGACGAGCTCAGGGCATACCTGCGCCGCTGGGTGGGGACCACCGTCCCCGCGCACACAGACCCGCTCCGTCCTTCCGGGGCGCCTGGACGCCCGTCATAG
- a CDS encoding GlsB/YeaQ/YmgE family stress response membrane protein: protein MLWFIVSMIILGLIAGAVARLVVPGQDPMGIPGTILLGVVGSFIGGLLGYVLFGHDLSEGALQPSGIIGSIIGAIIALLVWRAVHGRTSVRH from the coding sequence ATGCTCTGGTTCATTGTCAGCATGATTATCCTCGGTCTCATCGCGGGTGCCGTGGCTCGACTGGTGGTCCCCGGCCAAGATCCCATGGGAATCCCGGGGACAATACTGCTCGGCGTCGTCGGCTCCTTCATCGGTGGACTGCTCGGCTACGTGCTATTCGGGCATGATCTCAGCGAGGGCGCACTGCAGCCGTCCGGGATAATCGGGTCCATTATCGGGGCAATCATCGCTCTTCTCGTCTGGCGGGCGGTGCACGGCCGCACCTCGGTCCGGCACTGA
- a CDS encoding DUF2795 domain-containing protein — MANPIEVQKFLKGIDYPADRRTLVETARQEGASREVVAALEHITDRSYDGPNAVSQEVSHVSIS; from the coding sequence ATGGCCAATCCAATCGAGGTTCAGAAGTTCCTCAAGGGCATCGACTACCCGGCCGACCGGCGCACTCTCGTCGAGACGGCCCGCCAGGAGGGCGCTTCGAGGGAGGTGGTGGCCGCACTGGAGCACATCACCGATCGGTCCTACGACGGCCCGAACGCCGTCTCGCAGGAAGTCAGCCACGTTTCTATATCTTGA
- a CDS encoding glycosyltransferase family 9 protein, with amino-acid sequence MALRALGLGDLLTALPALRGLRRHLTSELPGHRLLLAGPAWLEPVAMLSGAVDGLVPTDPLAPVAVAAPTLAVNLHGRGPESTQTLRRTRPAALWAFDLPGGCAWEPPDLAQAGSTTADPGSAATGHSRTFSAGTATGYVPGLGNEHEVSRWCRLLAAHGVSCDPTELGLPVPPWLPPVCGWARNPTADRGTGGGETQDRGSEPGPTVVHPGGAAPARRWPELRWAAVARQLAQDGHQIVFTGSSAEHGLALRVATAAGLPPSTVLAGKLDLVALCALVARARLVLSADTGVAHLATAYRRPSVVLFGPVSPAEWGPPFDRPKHRALWAGQHSDPRGGFPAPGLLALTVDQVLREVTLLKQGACPTQ; translated from the coding sequence GTGGCCCTGCGCGCCCTCGGCCTGGGGGATCTGCTCACCGCTCTTCCCGCGCTGCGCGGCCTGCGCCGCCACCTGACGTCCGAGCTGCCCGGACACCGTCTCCTGCTCGCCGGACCAGCCTGGCTCGAACCCGTGGCCATGCTCTCCGGGGCTGTCGACGGACTCGTGCCGACAGATCCACTCGCCCCTGTGGCGGTAGCGGCACCCACGCTGGCGGTGAACCTGCACGGGCGAGGACCCGAGTCGACTCAGACGCTGCGGCGGACCAGGCCAGCCGCCCTGTGGGCCTTCGACCTGCCCGGCGGGTGCGCCTGGGAGCCACCGGACCTCGCACAGGCAGGCAGCACCACAGCGGATCCCGGGAGCGCCGCCACCGGCCACAGCCGTACCTTTTCCGCCGGCACGGCGACCGGATACGTGCCTGGGCTGGGCAACGAGCATGAGGTGTCACGGTGGTGCCGGCTGCTGGCGGCGCACGGGGTGAGCTGCGACCCCACCGAGCTCGGACTTCCGGTGCCGCCCTGGTTGCCGCCGGTGTGCGGGTGGGCGCGGAACCCGACCGCCGACCGTGGCACTGGAGGCGGGGAAACCCAGGATCGCGGGAGCGAACCTGGCCCGACCGTCGTCCATCCAGGCGGAGCGGCTCCTGCCCGCCGGTGGCCCGAGCTCCGATGGGCGGCCGTGGCCAGGCAGCTCGCCCAGGACGGCCACCAGATCGTGTTCACAGGTTCCTCGGCGGAACACGGCCTCGCCCTGCGGGTGGCCACGGCCGCCGGACTTCCACCCTCCACCGTGCTGGCCGGGAAGCTGGACCTCGTCGCGCTCTGCGCGCTCGTCGCGCGAGCTCGCCTGGTACTCAGCGCCGACACCGGCGTCGCGCACCTCGCCACCGCCTACCGCAGACCGTCCGTGGTGCTGTTCGGGCCCGTCTCGCCGGCCGAGTGGGGACCGCCCTTCGACCGGCCGAAGCATCGTGCCCTTTGGGCCGGGCAGCACAGTGATCCCCGGGGCGGGTTTCCCGCCCCGGGGCTGCTCGCTCTCACTGTCGATCAGGTTCTGCGCGAAGTCACGCTCCTGAAGCAGGGCGCGTGCCCCACGCAATGA
- a CDS encoding SDR family oxidoreductase → MAAADGDLRISETPGPAGPGTVLITGGSSGLGAATVAAVRAAGGRPLVLDRVPAPGVPEADREVVDLAATREAEAAVRTLVDRAGGQLHGVFTAAGTDTPAPLAELDGAAWERIVAVNLLGTAAVVRAALPYLRHDRDGRTGEGRTGDGRAGRIVTCASTLGLRVAGDASAYCASKFGVVGFTRALAEELKGQVGVTLLVPGGMSTAFFDDRDEQYKPGPGAKLNRPEDVAATVVFALGQPSGCELREIVVTSSWETSYP, encoded by the coding sequence GTGGCGGCAGCTGACGGTGACCTTCGAATCTCGGAGACGCCAGGACCGGCCGGACCCGGCACGGTTCTGATCACCGGCGGGTCGTCCGGGCTCGGCGCGGCGACGGTCGCCGCGGTCCGCGCGGCTGGCGGACGCCCCCTTGTCCTGGACCGTGTTCCGGCACCAGGCGTGCCGGAGGCTGATCGCGAAGTTGTCGACCTCGCCGCGACCCGGGAGGCCGAAGCGGCGGTGCGCACCCTCGTCGACCGCGCCGGAGGACAGCTTCACGGTGTCTTCACCGCCGCGGGCACCGATACGCCCGCACCACTGGCCGAGCTGGACGGAGCGGCCTGGGAGCGCATCGTGGCGGTGAACCTCCTCGGCACCGCCGCCGTCGTGCGCGCGGCACTCCCCTACCTGCGCCACGACCGCGACGGACGGACCGGCGAGGGACGAACGGGTGACGGTCGCGCCGGCCGGATCGTGACCTGCGCATCGACCCTGGGCCTGCGGGTCGCCGGAGACGCCTCCGCCTACTGTGCCTCGAAATTCGGCGTGGTCGGCTTCACCCGGGCCCTCGCCGAGGAGCTCAAGGGCCAGGTCGGCGTCACCCTCCTGGTACCGGGAGGCATGTCAACCGCCTTCTTCGACGACCGCGACGAGCAGTACAAGCCCGGGCCCGGCGCAAAGCTGAACCGCCCCGAGGACGTGGCCGCCACGGTCGTGTTCGCACTCGGCCAGCCGTCGGGATGCGAGCTCAGAGAGATCGTCGTCACCTCGTCGTGGGAGACGTCCTACCCGTGA
- the rfaE2 gene encoding D-glycero-beta-D-manno-heptose 1-phosphate adenylyltransferase, giving the protein MTRGPLDRDRSRHDHADDSPGDRPGAASPRSCWPATARADRHVRELAATLPTLDVACLERWGGRLADLLPAGGRLLAAGNGGSAAQAQHLTAELVGRFQDERPAMSAIALHADTSSLTAIGNDYGYEEVFARQVRAHGRPGDVLMLLSTSGRSANLLRAATTAGEMGLTVWALLGPPGSPLAGLCHETVSVGETANASRAVDAGRAGSRPSPSIPTSTVQEVHLVAVHVLCAAFDGALSAVRGSDQAVAEDVRTVGGAGFPASAGERPADQRTARARPLGPVRRTDGDPPTAPDRGRPNSPTARRGGRRPIVVVGDTLLDRDISGHAARLAPDAPVPVLDGLDVTERPGGAGLAAILLASDGAAVTLITALARDDAGRRLAVMLAEAGVELVDLGLTGETPSKSRIRAGGRSLVRLDDGGEGRVEGVVPAAVRTALDQAAAVLVSDYGRGVAAAPPLRSALARRGGTPLVWDPHPRGAAPLAGATLATPNGAEAAGAAPGIEGTSLSSVCARGRALAARWDVGAVAITLAERGAMLVTAGSAPPLLAPALPVSGGDACGAGDRFAASAVEAFAAGRLPSEAVAVATRHAGEFVAAGGSASVRPSGGEPAGRWRPSPLAAGGDPLRTRKGDGHAVAVAVRARGGTVVATGGCFDLLHAGHVEVLRAARSLGDCLVVCLNSDDSVRRLKGPDRPIVGAADRAAVLRGLDSVDAVMIFDEDTPARLLADLRPDIFAKGGDYAVTDLPEAGIVASWGGQAVVLPYLAGRSTSTLIREAVRRGGS; this is encoded by the coding sequence ATGACCCGGGGCCCTCTCGACCGCGACCGCTCCCGCCACGACCACGCCGACGACTCCCCAGGTGACCGCCCCGGCGCGGCCTCACCGCGATCCTGCTGGCCGGCGACGGCGCGTGCTGATCGCCACGTCCGGGAGCTGGCGGCGACCCTTCCCACGCTCGACGTCGCCTGCCTGGAGCGGTGGGGCGGCCGGCTGGCCGACCTGCTGCCCGCCGGTGGACGTCTCCTGGCGGCCGGCAACGGCGGTTCGGCGGCCCAGGCACAACACCTGACCGCCGAACTTGTCGGCCGCTTCCAGGACGAGCGACCGGCGATGTCGGCGATCGCCCTGCACGCCGACACCTCCTCGCTCACCGCGATCGGCAACGACTACGGCTACGAGGAGGTCTTCGCCCGCCAGGTACGCGCGCACGGCCGGCCCGGTGACGTGCTGATGCTGCTGTCGACCTCCGGACGCAGCGCCAACCTGCTGCGGGCCGCCACGACCGCCGGCGAGATGGGACTCACCGTCTGGGCCCTGCTGGGCCCACCGGGCAGCCCCCTGGCCGGGCTGTGCCACGAGACCGTCAGCGTCGGCGAGACTGCCAACGCCAGCAGGGCCGTCGACGCCGGCAGGGCCGGGTCACGCCCGTCTCCCTCCATCCCCACCTCCACAGTGCAGGAGGTGCATCTGGTGGCCGTGCACGTGCTGTGCGCGGCGTTCGACGGTGCACTGAGCGCGGTGCGCGGCTCCGACCAGGCCGTGGCGGAGGATGTCCGTACCGTCGGCGGAGCCGGCTTTCCAGCCAGTGCCGGGGAGCGTCCCGCGGACCAGCGGACAGCTCGTGCCCGACCACTGGGCCCGGTACGACGGACAGACGGCGATCCGCCGACAGCACCGGACAGGGGCAGGCCCAACAGTCCGACCGCGCGGCGAGGAGGCCGCCGACCCATCGTGGTGGTGGGCGACACCCTGCTCGACCGCGATATCAGCGGCCACGCCGCCCGGCTCGCCCCCGACGCGCCGGTGCCCGTGCTCGACGGCCTCGACGTGACCGAACGTCCCGGTGGCGCCGGCCTCGCCGCGATCCTGCTGGCCAGCGACGGCGCTGCGGTGACGCTGATCACCGCGCTGGCCCGGGACGACGCGGGGCGTCGGCTGGCTGTGATGCTCGCCGAGGCGGGGGTCGAGCTCGTCGACCTCGGCCTGACCGGAGAGACCCCGAGCAAGAGTCGGATCCGGGCCGGCGGGCGGTCCCTGGTCCGGCTGGACGATGGCGGGGAAGGCCGGGTGGAGGGCGTCGTTCCCGCCGCGGTGCGCACCGCGCTCGACCAGGCTGCCGCGGTGCTTGTCTCGGACTACGGCCGCGGTGTGGCCGCCGCGCCGCCGCTGCGTTCCGCGCTCGCGCGACGCGGCGGCACCCCGCTGGTGTGGGACCCACATCCGCGCGGTGCCGCGCCCTTGGCCGGCGCCACCCTTGCGACGCCGAACGGGGCCGAGGCGGCGGGCGCGGCACCCGGCATCGAGGGCACGTCGTTGTCCTCCGTCTGCGCACGGGGACGGGCACTGGCGGCTCGCTGGGACGTCGGTGCTGTGGCGATCACTCTTGCCGAACGCGGCGCGATGCTGGTGACCGCGGGAAGCGCCCCGCCACTTCTCGCTCCGGCCCTTCCCGTCAGCGGCGGTGACGCCTGCGGTGCCGGGGACCGGTTCGCCGCGAGCGCGGTCGAGGCGTTCGCCGCTGGGAGGCTGCCATCCGAAGCGGTGGCGGTCGCGACCCGCCACGCCGGCGAGTTCGTCGCCGCCGGAGGTTCCGCGTCAGTCCGTCCGTCCGGCGGTGAGCCCGCGGGCCGCTGGCGGCCGTCGCCGCTGGCGGCAGGTGGCGATCCGCTGCGGACACGGAAAGGCGACGGCCACGCCGTGGCGGTCGCGGTACGGGCGCGGGGCGGCACCGTCGTCGCGACGGGCGGCTGCTTCGACCTTCTGCACGCCGGTCACGTCGAGGTCCTGCGCGCCGCCCGTTCGCTGGGCGACTGCCTGGTGGTCTGTCTGAACAGTGACGACTCCGTGCGCAGGCTGAAGGGCCCGGACCGCCCGATCGTCGGGGCGGCGGACCGCGCGGCAGTGCTGCGGGGGCTCGACAGCGTGGACGCCGTGATGATCTTCGACGAGGACACGCCCGCGCGGCTGCTCGCCGACCTGCGCCCGGACATCTTCGCCAAGGGCGGTGACTACGCGGTGACGGACCTTCCGGAAGCCGGGATCGTCGCGTCCTGGGGTGGCCAGGCGGTCGTCCTGCCATACCTGGCCGGCCGTTCCACCTCGACCCTCATCAGAGAGGCGGTGCGCCGTGGCGGCAGCTGA
- a CDS encoding glycosyltransferase yields the protein MKICMVSEHASPLALLGGVDAGGQNVHVAALSSALARRGAQVVVHTRRDSPGPPRRVPLADGVEVDHVPAGPTRPVPKDDLPPYMRGFAADLRDQWARERPDVVHAHFWMSGKAALSAARPLGIPVVFTSHALGVVKRRHQGSKDTSPPDRVQTEATLVRDVDAIVATCTDELFELVRLGAPGSRVSVVPSGVDLAAFTPDGPVAPRAPGRLRVLFVGRLVERKGIGNLIEAVAALPGTELLIAGGSDRSELDQDPEAARLRRLARLSGAGDRVTLLGRVGRAELPALYRSADVVACVPWYEPFGIVPVEAMACGVPVVASAVGGLIDTVVDGGTGLHVPPRCPERIVEALSELAADPAERARLGAAGARRAQALFSWERVGALTMNVYRRLRDAPGQGVTRAGSRTGARRPVGTRP from the coding sequence ATGAAGATCTGTATGGTCTCCGAGCACGCCAGCCCCCTCGCGCTCCTGGGCGGAGTCGACGCCGGCGGCCAGAACGTCCACGTCGCGGCGCTGTCGAGTGCCCTGGCGCGGCGCGGGGCACAGGTTGTCGTACACACCCGGCGTGACTCGCCCGGGCCGCCGCGCCGGGTTCCGCTGGCGGACGGCGTCGAGGTCGACCACGTCCCGGCCGGGCCGACTCGTCCCGTTCCCAAGGACGACCTCCCGCCCTACATGCGCGGCTTCGCCGCGGACCTGCGCGACCAGTGGGCACGGGAGCGCCCCGACGTCGTACACGCGCACTTCTGGATGTCGGGGAAGGCGGCACTGTCGGCCGCCCGGCCCCTGGGAATCCCGGTGGTGTTCACCAGCCACGCGCTGGGCGTGGTCAAGCGCCGCCACCAGGGCTCCAAGGACACCTCGCCACCCGACCGGGTGCAGACCGAGGCAACCCTGGTCAGGGATGTGGACGCGATCGTCGCCACCTGCACCGACGAGCTGTTCGAGCTGGTCCGGCTCGGCGCCCCCGGCAGTCGCGTCAGCGTCGTGCCGTCCGGGGTGGACCTGGCCGCGTTCACGCCGGACGGGCCCGTCGCGCCGCGCGCTCCCGGCCGTCTTCGGGTCCTGTTCGTCGGCCGTCTCGTCGAGCGCAAGGGCATCGGGAACCTGATCGAGGCGGTCGCGGCGCTGCCAGGGACCGAGCTGCTCATCGCCGGCGGTTCGGACCGCTCCGAGCTGGACCAGGACCCCGAGGCCGCCCGCCTGCGCCGGCTGGCCCGGCTTTCCGGCGCCGGTGACCGGGTGACGCTGCTGGGCCGGGTGGGGCGGGCCGAGCTGCCGGCGCTCTACCGGTCGGCCGACGTGGTCGCCTGCGTGCCGTGGTACGAGCCCTTCGGGATCGTCCCGGTCGAGGCGATGGCCTGCGGGGTGCCGGTGGTGGCGAGTGCCGTGGGCGGTCTCATCGACACCGTCGTCGACGGCGGGACCGGGCTGCATGTGCCACCCCGATGCCCGGAACGGATCGTGGAGGCGCTCTCCGAACTCGCCGCGGACCCGGCCGAGCGGGCGCGGCTGGGAGCCGCCGGCGCGCGACGGGCCCAGGCCCTGTTCTCCTGGGAACGCGTCGGTGCCCTGACGATGAACGTCTACCGGCGGCTGCGCGACGCGCCCGGTCAGGGCGTGACGCGTGCCGGGAGCCGGACCGGTGCACGCCGACCTGTCGGGACACGGCCATGA